The Aedes aegypti strain LVP_AGWG chromosome 3, AaegL5.0 Primary Assembly, whole genome shotgun sequence genome contains a region encoding:
- the LOC5576339 gene encoding 13 kDa deflagellation-inducible protein yields MFEAAARLQAHNQEMVKCISQLRTQRQKLADRVACQEQEKALVEQEIRKLRQQLATLDESLETNRRKLEEQDTRLTDTEAGYNKLVDTMHVLLMSVKKDDKEFGCPSRSTKKETTS; encoded by the coding sequence ATGTTCGAAGCAGCGGCACGGCTCCAGGCACACAACCAGGAAATGGTCAAGTGCATCAGTCAGTTACGGACGCAGCGCCAGAAGCTAGCCGACCGAGTCGCTTGCCAGGAACAGGAGAAAGCCCTGGTGGAACAGGAAATCCGAAAACTGCGCCAACAGCTGGCCACACTAGATGAATCCCTGGAAACAAACCGCCGCAAGCTCGAGGAACAGGACACGCGGCTAACGGACACCGAAGCGGGATACAACAAACTTGTGGACACGATGCATGTTCTGCTGATGTCGGTTAAAAAGGACGACAAGGAATTCGGTTGCCCGTCGAGATCGACCAAAAAAGAGACCACTAGCTAG